The following coding sequences are from one Ovis canadensis isolate MfBH-ARS-UI-01 breed Bighorn chromosome 7, ARS-UI_OviCan_v2, whole genome shotgun sequence window:
- the DACT1 gene encoding dapper homolog 1 translates to MKPSPTGTAKEQEPPAPARGEQRTAEPEGRWREKGEADTERQRTRERQEATLAGLAELEYLRQRQELLVRGALRGTGGAGAAAARAGELPGEAAQRNRLEEKFLEENILLLRKQLNCLRRRDAGLLNQLQELDKQISDLRLDVEKTSEERLETDSRPSSGFYELSDGASGSLSNSSNSVFSECLSSCHSSTCFCSPLEATLTISDGCPKSADVNPKYQCDLVSKNGNDVYRYPSPLHAVAVQSPMFLLCLTGNPLREEERLGNHASDVCAGSELDTVKTDTNLPSPSSLWSAPHPSSSKKMDGYILSLVQKKTHPVRTNKPRTSVNADPTKGLLRNGSVCVRVTGGVSQGNSGNLKNSKQVPLPSGGIPSLDNGAFSPPKQWSKESKPEPLESKRLPAPEGCSPGTATELQGKHLPKTAKPVSQEHARCPPAGTGESSKESGQNPAASPKESPGRVLAPLQENKVVQPLKKVPQKHSPQAGTLAPPPAASALLPPTFPAEERPALDFRSEGSSSQSLEEGPLGKAPAVLAPPPGVRPPRGARPAAAPRGSAVKHRAPAVHGPESALPAVREKARAASKKCRFPDDTDTNKKLRRAPAKARRGGGGQPDAGLPSRPLGAGHRAGSRAHGHGHGREAVVAKPKHKRTDPRRWRSAAEVSYEEALRRARRGRREPAGLFAAGPYASPYAYAASDSEYSAECESLFHSTVLDTSEDERSNYTTNCFGDSESSVSEGDFVGDSTSTSDSEESGGLIWSQFVQTLPLQPVPAPDLRHNPTKTFVKIKASHNLKKKILRFRSGSLKLMTTV, encoded by the exons ATGAAGCCGAGTCCGACTGGGACGGCTAAGGAGCAGGAGCCGCCGGCGCCGGCCCGGGGAGAGCAGCGCACGGCGGAGCCTGAGGGGCGCTGGCGGGAGAAGGGCGAGGCGGACACGGAGCGGCAGCGCACCCGCGAGCGGCAGGAGGCCACGCTGGCCGGGCTGGCGGAGCTGGAGTACCTGCGCCAGCGCCAGGAGCTGCTGGTCCGGGGCGCCCTGCGCGGCACGGGGGGCGCGGGGGCCGCTGCAGCCCGCGCTGGGGAGCTGCCGGGGGAGGCGGCGCAGCGCAACCGCCTGGAGGAGAAGTTCTTGGAGGAGAACATCTTGCTGCTGCGGAAGCAATTG AATTGTTTGAGGAGAAGAGACGCTGGTTTGTTGAACCAGTTGCAGGAACTCGACAAGCAGATAAGTGACTTGAGGCTGGATGTGGAAAAGACATCTGAAGAGCGCCTGGAGACAGACAGCCGCCCCAGCTCAG GGTTTTATGAACTGAGTGATGGGGCTTCAGGATCCCTGTCCAATTCCTCGAACTCGGTCTTCAGTGAGTGTTTATCCAGTTGTCATTCCAGCACCTGCTTCTGCAGCCCCTTGGAGGCAACCTTGACTATCTCAGATGGTTGCCCCAAATCTGCAG ATGTGAATCCCAAGTACCAGTGCGATCTGGTGTCTAAAAATGGGAATGATGTGTATCGCTACCCGAGTCCACTTCATGCCGTGGCTGTGCAGAGCCCAATGTTCCTCCTTTGCCTGACTGGCAACCCCCTGAGGGAAGAGGAGCGGCTTGGTAACCATGCCAGCGACGTTTGTGCGGGATCTGAGCTGGACACCGTCAAGACAGACACTAACTTACCATCTCCAAGCAGTTTGTGGTCTGCTCCCCATCCTTCATCCAGCAAGAAGATGGATGGTTACATTCTGAGCCTAGTCCAGAAAAAAACCCACCCAGTAAGGACCAACAAACCGAGGACCAGTGTGAACGCTGACCCCACGAAGGGGCTTCTGAGGAATGGGAGTGTTTGTGTCAGAGTGACTGGGGGTGTCTCACAGGGCAACAGTGGGAACCTTAAGAATTCGAAACAGGTGCCTTTGCCCTCCGGAGGCATCCCTTCTTTGGACAATGGGGCCTTCTCCCCACCAAAACAGTGGTCAAAAGAATCAAAGCCAGAACCTCTGGAAAGCAAGAGGTTGCCCGCGCCTGAAGGCTGTTCTCCAGGCACTGCTACCGAACTTCAAGGTAAGCATCTGCCCAAAACCGCCAAGCCTGTCTCCCAGGAACATGCGAGGTGTCCCCCCGCTGGGACAGGGGAGTCCTCTAAGGAGAGCGGGCAGAACCCAGCTGCCTCTCCGAAAGAGAGCCCTGGGAGGGTCCTCGCACCGCTGCAAGAGAACAAAGTGGTCCAGCCACTGAAAAAGGTGCCACAGAAACACAGCCCGCAGGCAGGCACTCTGGCGCCCCCTCCCGCCGCCTCAGCCCTGCTGCCCCCAACTTTCCCGGCGGAAGAGCGGCCGGCCCTGGATTTCAGAAGCGAGGGCTCCTCTTCTCAGAGCCTGGAGGAAGGGCCCCTGGGGAAGGCGCCGGCCGTCCTGGCGCCGCCTCCGGGGGTCAGGCCTCCCCGGGGTGCGCGCCCCGCAGCCGCCCCGAGGGGCTCCGCTGTGAAGCACCGGGCGCCGGCTGTCCACGGGCCGGAAAGTGCTCTGCCCGCCGTGAGGGAGAAGGCCCGGGCGGCCAGCAAGAAGTGTCGGTTCCCCGACGACACGGATACAAATAAGAAACTGCGGCGAGCCCCGGCCAAGGcacggcggggcgggggcggccaGCCGGACGCGGGGCTCCCCAGCCGGCCGCTGGGGGCGGGCCACCGCGCAGGGAGCCGGGCGCACGGCCACGGCCACGGCCGGGAGGCGGTGGTGGCCAAGCCCAAGCACAAGCGCACCGACCCGCGGCGGTGGAGGTCGGCCGCCGAGGTGTCGTACGAGGAGGCGCTGCGGCGCGCGCGGCGGGGCCGGCGGGAGCCCGCGGGGCTGTTCGCGGCCGGGCCTTATGCCAGCCCCTACGCGTACGCGGCCAGCGACTCCGAGTACTCGGCCGAGTGCGAGTCCCTGTTCCACTCCACCGTGCTGGACACCAGCGAGGATGAGCGCAGCAACTACACCACCAACTGCTTCGGCGACAGCGAGTCCAGCGTGAGCGAGGGCGACTTCGTGGGCGACAGCACGAGCACCAGCGACTCGGAGGAGAGCGGGGGCTTGATTTGGTCCCAGTTCGTGCAGACGCTCCCCCTGCAGCCGGTCCCTGCCCCCGACCTTCGCCACAACCCCACCAAAACCTTCGTCAAGATTAAGGCCTCACACAACCTCAAGAAGAAGATCCTCCGCTTTCGGTCTGGCTCTTTGAAACTGATGACGACCGTCTGA